The Tenrec ecaudatus isolate mTenEca1 chromosome 14, mTenEca1.hap1, whole genome shotgun sequence genome contains a region encoding:
- the LOC142426698 gene encoding olfactory receptor 4F3/4F16/4F29-like, which translates to MDGGNHSVVSEFVFLGLTNSKEIQLFLLLFSSVLYVASMAGNMLIVLSVAIDPHLHSPMYFLLASLSVLDLGVCCTATPKMIYDLFRTRKVISFGGCITQIFFIHLIGGVEMVLLIVMAFDRYVAICKPLHYLTIMSPRLCILFLASAWALGVIHSLFQLAFIIDLPFCGPNVLDSFYCDLPKLLRLACRDTYKLQFMVTVNSGFLCVGSFLILILSYIYILLTVWKHSSGGSSKALSTLSAHVTVVFFFFGPTMFVYTWPHPNAQIDKFLAVSDSILIPFLNPVIYTLRNKDMKTAMKRVFRLLVVSKKIHK; encoded by the coding sequence ATGGATGGAGGGAATCACTCTGTGGTGTCTGAGTTTGTGTTTCTGGGACTCACCAATTCAAAGGAAATTCAGCTTTTCCTCCTACTGTTCTCCTCTGTACTCTACGTGGCAAGCATGGCTGGAAACATGCTCATTGTGCTTTCAGTGGCCATTGATCCTCACTTACATTCTCCAATGTACTTTCTATTGGCCAGTCTCTCTGTCCTTGACCTGGGGGTGTGTTGCACTGCTACTCCCAAGATGATTTATGACCTTTTCAGAACACGCAAAGTCATCTCCTTTGGAGGTTGCATCACTCAGATATTCTTCATCCATCTCATAGGTGGTGTGGAGATGGTGCTGCTCATAGTTATGGCCTTTGACAGATATGTGGCCATCTGTAAGCCTCTCCACTACCTGACCATCATGAGTCCACGGCTGTGCATTTTGTTTCTGGCTTCTGCCTGGGCCCTTGGTGTAATCCACTCCCTGTTCCAGTTGGCATTTATCATTGATCTACCCTTCTGTGGCCCTAATGTTTTGGACAGCTTTTATTGTGACCTACCCAAGCTCCTGCGACTGGCCTGCCGAGATACCTACAAGTTGCAGTTCATGGTCACTGTCAACAGTGGGTTCCTCTGTGTTGGATCTTTCTTGATACTTATACTCTCTTACATCTACATCCTGCTTACTGTTTGGAAACATTCGTCAGGTGGTTCATCCAAGGCCCTCTCCACCCTGTCAGCTCACGTCactgtggttttctttttctttggtccAACCATGTTTGTCTATACATGGCCACATCCCAATGCCCAAATAGACAAATTTCTTGCTGTCTCTGATTCAATTCTCATTCCTTTTCTAAATCCAGTTATCTATACACTTAGGAATAAAGATATGAAGACAGCAATGAAGAGAGTTTTCAGACTGCTAGTGGTTTCTAAAAAAATTCATAAATAA